One stretch of Toxoplasma gondii ME49 chromosome XI, whole genome shotgun sequence DNA includes these proteins:
- a CDS encoding hypothetical protein (encoded by transcript TGME49_312635~Signal peptide predicted by SignalP 2.0 HMM (probability 0.698) with cleavage site probability 0.504 at residue 37), translating into MPISLHRFYGLRSKILVQDRSQLRLCLALFVLHDLSGTLITGLTTKALPVRPAFGLVPRSGFCLIQRLALLSSICGTHHARFLPRQADRDSGLVPRLFSFA; encoded by the exons ATGCCAATATCTCTTCACCGCTTCTACGGTCTTCGATCAAAAATTCTCGTGCAAGACCGTAGCCAACTGCGACTATGTTTAGCACTGTTTGTTCTCCACGACTTGTCAGGTACATTAATAACAGGTTTGACTACCAAAGCACTACCAGTCCGTCCAGCCTTCGGATTGGTACCAAGGTCTGGCTTCTGTCTGATCCAACGGCTGGCATTGCTTTCCTCAATCTGTGGGACACACCACGCGAG GTTTCTCCCAAGACAGGCGGACCGGGATTCTGGGCTGGTGCCAAGATTATTTTCATTTGCGTGA